One region of Carbonactinospora thermoautotrophica genomic DNA includes:
- a CDS encoding NHL domain-containing thioredoxin family protein — protein MPKRVRLRAPELRGRAWINTEKPLTLADLRGRCVVLDFWTFCCINCLHVLDELRPLEEKYRDVLVVIGVHSPKFAHEADHDALVAAVERYDVRHPVLDDPELVTWKQYAVRAWPTLTVIDPEGYVVAQMAGEGHAHGLDALLAELVAEHEAKGTLRRGDSPYAPPPAIQTELRFPGKVLALPGGTYLVSDSGHHSLVELAGDAETVLRRIGDGERGLVDGGPERARFSEPQGLCALPPEVAGRVGYDVVVADTVNHALRGVTLATGEVRTLAGTGRQWWQGEPTSGAAREVSLSSPWDVAWYDGRVAVAMAGVHQLWAFDPLAGTVEVLAGTTNEGLVDGPVREAWFAQTSGLAVSADGRTLWLADSETSALRYLAEGRVGTAVGTGLFDFGHRDGPADQALFQHPLGVTVLPDGSVAVLDTYNGAVRRYDPATGEVTTLATGLAEPSDAVVISSDLLVVESAAHRLTRIRLPEEAARVHGPAHRTQRPPTDVAAGEFRLEVVFTPPTGQKLDERYGPATRLLVSASPPELLVEGAGAGPDLARRLVLSDRVDGGVLHVSAMAASCDEEGEFPACHVHQQDWGIPVRVTPEGASRLALVLRGLDA, from the coding sequence ATGCCCAAGCGTGTCCGCCTCCGCGCACCCGAGCTCAGGGGTCGCGCCTGGATCAACACCGAGAAGCCGCTGACCCTGGCCGACCTGCGGGGCCGTTGCGTAGTCCTCGACTTCTGGACCTTCTGCTGTATCAACTGCCTGCACGTGCTCGACGAGCTGCGGCCGCTGGAGGAGAAGTACCGCGACGTGCTCGTCGTCATCGGCGTGCACTCGCCGAAGTTCGCCCACGAGGCCGACCACGACGCGCTCGTCGCGGCGGTCGAGCGGTACGACGTGCGCCACCCGGTCCTGGACGACCCCGAGCTGGTCACGTGGAAGCAGTACGCGGTCCGTGCCTGGCCGACCCTCACGGTCATCGACCCGGAGGGGTACGTCGTCGCCCAGATGGCCGGGGAGGGGCACGCGCACGGCCTGGACGCCCTGCTCGCCGAGCTGGTCGCCGAGCACGAGGCCAAGGGCACGCTGCGCCGCGGCGACAGCCCGTACGCGCCGCCGCCCGCGATCCAGACCGAGCTGCGCTTCCCCGGCAAGGTGCTGGCGCTGCCCGGCGGCACCTACCTGGTGTCGGACTCCGGTCACCACTCGCTGGTCGAGCTGGCCGGGGACGCCGAGACCGTGCTGCGGCGGATCGGGGACGGCGAGCGCGGCCTGGTGGACGGCGGGCCGGAGCGGGCGCGGTTCTCCGAGCCGCAGGGCCTGTGCGCGCTGCCGCCCGAGGTGGCCGGGCGGGTCGGGTACGACGTGGTGGTCGCCGACACGGTCAACCACGCGCTGCGCGGGGTGACCCTGGCGACCGGCGAGGTGCGCACCCTGGCCGGCACCGGGCGGCAGTGGTGGCAGGGCGAGCCGACGTCCGGGGCCGCCCGCGAGGTTTCGTTGTCCTCGCCGTGGGACGTCGCCTGGTACGACGGCCGTGTGGCGGTCGCGATGGCGGGCGTGCACCAGCTGTGGGCGTTCGACCCGCTCGCCGGCACCGTGGAGGTGCTGGCCGGGACCACGAACGAGGGCCTGGTGGACGGGCCGGTGCGGGAAGCGTGGTTCGCGCAGACCTCGGGGCTGGCGGTGAGCGCGGACGGGCGCACGCTGTGGCTGGCCGACTCGGAGACCTCCGCGTTGCGGTACCTGGCGGAGGGGCGGGTGGGCACCGCGGTCGGCACCGGCCTGTTCGACTTCGGGCACCGGGACGGACCGGCCGACCAGGCGCTGTTCCAGCACCCGCTCGGGGTGACGGTGCTGCCCGACGGCTCGGTGGCCGTGCTGGACACCTACAACGGCGCGGTACGCCGGTACGACCCGGCCACGGGCGAGGTCACCACGCTGGCGACCGGTCTTGCGGAGCCCTCGGACGCGGTCGTGATCTCCTCCGACCTGCTCGTGGTCGAGTCGGCCGCGCACCGGCTCACCCGGATCCGGCTGCCGGAGGAGGCGGCCCGCGTGCACGGGCCGGCGCACCGCACCCAACGGCCCCCCACCGACGTGGCGGCCGGCGAATTCCGGTTGGAGGTCGTGTTCACGCCGCCGACCGGCCAGAAGCTGGACGAGCGGTACGGCCCGGCGACCCGCCTGCTGGTCTCGGCCAGCCCACCGGAGCTGCTCGTCGAGGGCGCCGGCGCCGGCCCCGACCTGGCGCGCCGCCTCGTGCTGTCCGACCGCGTGGACGGCGGGGTCCTGCACGTGTCCGCGATGGCCGCTTCCTGCGACGAGGAGGGGGAGTTCCCGGCCTGCCACGTCCACCAGCAGGACTGGGGCATCCCGGTCCGGGTGACCCCGGAGGGAGCCAGCCGCCTCGCCCTGGTCCTGCGCGGCTTGGACGCCTGA